AGGCCATCGTCGGTGGTGTGGCCCTTCTTCATCCCGCGAGCATAGCAGGCACCCAGGATATCGTCGGACCCGCGCAGCATGCACGGTGTGGTGCCGCAGACCTGCACATGGAATTTGCCGACCGGCGCGAGGTTGTACATCGTGTAGAAGGTCGCGACTTCCAGCACGCGGATCACCGGCATGCCGAGATAATCGGCGATATATTCCATCACCGGCAGCGGCAGCCATCCCTGCGTATCGGTCTCCGCCCCGACCTGCCGCTGGGCAAGGTCGAGCAGCGGCATGACGGCCGATTTCTGCCGCCCTTCCGGATAGCGCGCGATGGCAGTGTCGGCCTTCGCCTTCGTCTCCTCGGAGAACGTCCAGTCGCCCCAGCGCTTGCGCAGTTCGGGCGTATCGGGTGCGGGTGCGCGGTCAGCCATTAATTTTCGCTTTTAATCCAAATTGTTCTGTCCGGCGCGAAGTCACGCACCTGACGCGGCTTATCGCTTTCGAAATCCACGATACTGAAACCGTCTTCGACATCGCCACATGCCCACTCGACGCGAACTGCGTCCATGCCCTTGTATGCATACAGATCACGGACCGCACATTCGCTTCTCCACGTAACCCTATGCGTCGATATTGCGGCGCACATACCGTCAGAACAATCGTTAGCTACAACGAGAAAAGGCAATTCTTCGCCAGCGAGCATTTTGCCGACAATCTCCGCACGCGCTTCGTCGACTGGTGATGCCCCTACATCTCCAAAAGTATATTCGGTTTCCCAGTATCCGCGATCATTCAATACCGAATTGCCGGCGACCAACCCTTCGCCATGCGCGTATTCGATCACATCGCCGGGTAGATAGGGCGCAGTAGCGACCACCGCTGCTGCAAGCAGCAATTTAATCACCGGTCACACTCCCCGAACACGACGTCGATTGCGCCGAGGATGGCGGTGGCGTCGGGCAGCATGTGGCCCCTCGTCATCATTTCCATCGCCTGGAGGTGACTGAAGGCGGTGGGGCGGATCTTGCAGCGATAGGGTTTGTTGCTGCCGTCGCTGACCAGGAACACGCCGAATTCGCCCTTGGGGCTTTCGGTCGCGACATACACTTCGCCCGCCGGCACGTGGAAGCCTTCGGTGTAGAGCTTGAAGTGGTGGATCAGCGCTTCCATCGACTGCTTCATCTCCGCGCGCTTGGGCGGGGAGACCTTGCGGTCGGAGCTGGCGATGGGCCCTTCCGGGATTTCCGCCAGGCATTGCTTGATGATCTTGGCGCTCTGGTAGACTTCCTGAACGCGGACCATGAAGCGGTCGTAGCAGTCCGAATTCGTGCCCACCGGGATGTCGAAGTCCATCCGGTCATACACGTCGTAAGGCTGCGATTTGCGCAGGTCCCACGGGATGCCGGCGGCGCGGATCATCGGGCCGCTAAAGCCCCAGGCCAGCGCGTCTTCCTTGCTGACATGGGCGATATCGACATTGCGCTGCTTGAAGATGCGGTTGTCGATGACGAGGCTCATCGCGTCGCCGAACAGTTCGGGCAGGCGCGTGTCGACCCAGTCGCCGATGTCCGTCAGCAGCTTCAGCGGCACATCCTGGTGGACGCCGCCCGGGCGCAGGTAAGCGTGGTGCATGCGCGCGCCGCTCATCCGCTCGAAGAAATTCATGCAGTCTTCGCGCAGCTCGAACACCCAGAGGTTGGGCGTCATCGCGCCCACGTCCATCACATGTGCGCCGATGTTGAGCATGTGGTTGCAGATGCGCGTAAGCTCCGCAAACAGCACGCGAAGGTACTGCGCGCGCTCCGGAACCTCGACGTTCAGCAGCTTCTCGATGGCGAGGATGTAGCTGTATTCCTGCGCCAGCGGGCTGCAGTAATCGAGCCGGTCGAAATAGGGCAGCGCCTGCAGGTATGTCTTGTGCTCGATCAGCTTCTCGGTGCCGCGGTGCAGCAGGCCGATATGCGGATCGACACGCTCCACGATCTCGCCGTCCAGTTCCATCACCATGCGCAATACGCCGTGCGCTGCGGGATGCTGCGGACCGAAATTGATCGTGTAGCTGGAAATAACCTCGTCGCCGGTGGTCGGCGCGTCTTCCAGGACCATTGAATGACTCATACGCCGCAAGTCCATGTGCCGGAGCGATAAACGCGTTCGGGGCCAAGGCCGCTGCGGACGGAAAGGTCGGCCGGCCAGCGCACGCTTTCGGCGCCATAAGCCTCGCCCTCGCCCGCGCCGCGGCGCACTTCCACGCTGATCGTGCCGTCCGTCAGGCTGGGCCCTTCGGTCACGTAGTCAGCGCCAGTGGTTTCCTCGCCCTGCAGCAGCATGTCTTCCGCATCGACCTGGACGACGCCCTTGGCGCGCGAAATCTCGTTATCGCGGGCACCGGCCACCAGCAGCGTAACATCGCCCAGTGCGAAGGTGCACGCGCCCATGGTGGGTCCGAGGTCTACGGCCTGCGTATCGGCAATCGGCTGCAGCATGGGCGGAGCGGGCGTTTCCGCACCGCCGGCCACTGCCACAACGTCGCCTTCCAGATTGACCAGCGAGGGATCGTCCAGCGCAGTTACGCTTTCGCGCTCCTGATCGGTCGTCAGCGTTTCCACGCCGTCTTCGTCGCCCGGGTTGGCATCGCCGGAACCGCAGGCGGCCAGCGCGAGTGAAAGCGGCAACGCCGCCAGCAGGATGGAACTACGGATCATGCCTTGTCCTCCTCGATTTCGGTCGCACCGGGATTGTCGCGGCCCTTGCCCTTGCGCGGGGCCTTGCCCTTGCGGTCCTCGGTAGGTTCGGGCGCGTCGGGCTCCTCGACGCCGGTGTCTTCCTCGGCCGGCGAACCGGCAGAGACCTTCTCCGCAGCCTTGGCGTCGGTTTTCGGGCCTGCGCCGGTCTGCTTCGGGCTCTCGGTCGTCTTGGGCTCGTCCACCGGCGGGGTGCTGGCCTTCTCGTCGCCCGGCAGCACGTAATCCGCGCCTTCCCATGGGGACATGAAGTCGAAAGTGCGCAGGTCCTGCGCCAGCTTCACCGGCTCGTACACCACGCGCTTCTCCTCCTCGGAGTAACGCAGTTCGTGATAGCCGGTGAGCGGGAAGTCCTTGCGGAAAGGATGCCCTTCGAAGCCATAATCTGTCAGGATGCGGCGCAGGTCCGTATTCCCGTCGAACAGCACACCGTACATGTCGAACACTTCACGCTCCAGCCAGCCGGCATTGGGCCAGAGGGTCGTGACGGTGGGCACGGGCGTCGCCTCGTCCGTGGAGCACTTCAGCATCACACGGTGGTTCTTCGTGACGGAGAGCAGCATGTAAACCACTTCGAACCGCTCGGGGCGGCCCGGATAGTCGACACCGGCGATTTCCATCAGCTGCTGGTATTCATGCTCGTCCCGCAGCGTGCGCAGGGCATCCTCGATGCCATCGCGCTGCACGGTGAACAGCAGCTCGCCGTGCTCTTCGTGCGCAGACACCAGCGCATCGCCGATGGCGGCGGACAGCGTATCGGCCACACCATCGTTGGAGGCATATTTCGGGGCGGAGTGCAGGACTGTCATCGTTCGATCGTCCCTTCGCGGCGGATCTTCCGCTGCAATTGCATCACGCCGTAAAGCAGCGCCTCAGCCGTGGGCGGGCAGCCGGGAATGTAGATGTCCACCGGCACGATGCGGTCGCATCCTCGCACCACGGAATAGCTGTAGTGGTAATAACCGCCGCCATTGGCGCAGCTGCCCATGGAGATGACGTATTTCGGGCTGCTCATCTGGTCATAGACCTTCCGCAGCGCCGGGGCCATCTTGTTGCACAGCGTGCCAGCCACGATCATCACATCGCTCTGGCGCGGGGATGCGCGCGGGGCGACGCCGAAGCGCTCCATGTCGTAACGCGGCATGTTGACGTGGATCATCTCCACGGCGCAACATGCCAGGCCGAAGGTCATCCACCACAGCGAGCCGGTACGGGCCCACTGGAACAAGTCTTCGGTGCTGGTGACCAGGAAGCCCTTGTCATTCACCTCTGCCTGCATGGCGTTGAAGTATTCGGCATCGGGCAGGCGCACTTCGCCGGGCTTGGCCGTCGGCTGCACCAAGGCGTCGCGGCCATAGGGGGATTGGGTGATCTGCTCGCTCATGTCATTCCCACTCCAGCGCGCCTTTCTTCCACTCATATGCGAAGCCGACCGCCAGGATCAGCAGGAAGATCATCATGCCGATCCAGCCGGTCCAGCCGGTGGTTTCCAGGCTGACCGCCCAAGGGAACAGGAAGGCTGCTTCCAGGTCGAAGATGATGAACAGGATTGCGACGAGATAGAAGCGCACATCGAAACGGCTGCGCGAGTCTTCGAAGGCGGGAAAGCCGCATTCGTACTCACTCAGCTTCTCGGCATTGGGCTTGTGCGCGCCGGTCAGGCGGCTGACGCCCATCGGAAGGAAGACGAACGCTGCCGAA
This genomic interval from Paraurantiacibacter namhicola contains the following:
- a CDS encoding NADH-quinone oxidoreductase subunit A, producing MVDLGQYLPILLFLGIAVVLSAAFVFLPMGVSRLTGAHKPNAEKLSEYECGFPAFEDSRSRFDVRFYLVAILFIIFDLEAAFLFPWAVSLETTGWTGWIGMMIFLLILAVGFAYEWKKGALEWE
- a CDS encoding NADH-quinone oxidoreductase subunit C, with translation MTVLHSAPKYASNDGVADTLSAAIGDALVSAHEEHGELLFTVQRDGIEDALRTLRDEHEYQQLMEIAGVDYPGRPERFEVVYMLLSVTKNHRVMLKCSTDEATPVPTVTTLWPNAGWLEREVFDMYGVLFDGNTDLRRILTDYGFEGHPFRKDFPLTGYHELRYSEEEKRVVYEPVKLAQDLRTFDFMSPWEGADYVLPGDEKASTPPVDEPKTTESPKQTGAGPKTDAKAAEKVSAGSPAEEDTGVEEPDAPEPTEDRKGKAPRKGKGRDNPGATEIEEDKA
- a CDS encoding NuoB/complex I 20 kDa subunit family protein, yielding MQAEVNDKGFLVTSTEDLFQWARTGSLWWMTFGLACCAVEMIHVNMPRYDMERFGVAPRASPRQSDVMIVAGTLCNKMAPALRKVYDQMSSPKYVISMGSCANGGGYYHYSYSVVRGCDRIVPVDIYIPGCPPTAEALLYGVMQLQRKIRREGTIER
- a CDS encoding complex I 24 kDa subunit family protein, with product MADRAPAPDTPELRKRWGDWTFSEETKAKADTAIARYPEGRQKSAVMPLLDLAQRQVGAETDTQGWLPLPVMEYIADYLGMPVIRVLEVATFYTMYNLAPVGKFHVQVCGTTPCMLRGSDDILGACYARGMKKGHTTDDGLWTLTEVECMGNCATAPMVQINDGNYEDLTVDRLDAVLDALAAGETPKEGTQEPGRHTSEPSGGPTTLKDMVTENHDYRSEW
- a CDS encoding NADH-quinone oxidoreductase subunit D; translated protein: MSHSMVLEDAPTTGDEVISSYTINFGPQHPAAHGVLRMVMELDGEIVERVDPHIGLLHRGTEKLIEHKTYLQALPYFDRLDYCSPLAQEYSYILAIEKLLNVEVPERAQYLRVLFAELTRICNHMLNIGAHVMDVGAMTPNLWVFELREDCMNFFERMSGARMHHAYLRPGGVHQDVPLKLLTDIGDWVDTRLPELFGDAMSLVIDNRIFKQRNVDIAHVSKEDALAWGFSGPMIRAAGIPWDLRKSQPYDVYDRMDFDIPVGTNSDCYDRFMVRVQEVYQSAKIIKQCLAEIPEGPIASSDRKVSPPKRAEMKQSMEALIHHFKLYTEGFHVPAGEVYVATESPKGEFGVFLVSDGSNKPYRCKIRPTAFSHLQAMEMMTRGHMLPDATAILGAIDVVFGECDR